A region from the Burkholderiales bacterium genome encodes:
- a CDS encoding xanthine dehydrogenase family protein molybdopterin-binding subunit — translation MTVARSERGVGAPLRRKEDARFLNGRGQFVGDIHRAGMLDVAFVRSPVAHARIRSIEKPAGLEDRVFTMADLTDVKPIRAVSALQGFKPSDLWPLAKDKVRHVGEAVAMCVGATRAEAEDVAAQVFVDYEDLPAVVDMVKARTAPPALVHDEWGDNVFLETLVDDDLEDVRRSAPIKITRHLRTARQSMAPLEGRGVVCEWNDRLGQLEVHTAAQMPHVNRAGLSETLGLDQNAIRIIAPDVGGGFGYKGILLPEEVCLGWLARRLMRPVRWLEDRREQLTANANCREHDYDLTLYADREGTLLAIDCAATVDSGAYSLYPFSACLEAAQVGSILPGPYKMERYRCRTWSAATNKPGILPYRGVARTGVCFALEVALDAVARAAGKEPYEVRLKNLVQPHEMPYDNITKKHFDSGDYPEAVRRAVEALDIGKWRERQKNLATDGRRIGVGVSIYCEQAAHGTSVYHGWGIPMVPGHEQCHARLTPDGSLEIRIGAHSHGQGLETTLAQVANEILGVDPERVRVVHGDTGVTPYSTGTWGSRCMVMSGGAVASACKQLAARVKNIAAHLMQAPPDELSLRDGEVRAGGRTMALGEVAFTWYRLPHRLPADVDPGGLEVVAGYKPKVDTGTFSYACHAVAVAVDTELGQVELLDYVVVEDGGTLVNPMVVDGQIYGGTAQGIGTALYEEMPYDSEGQPLASTLADYLLPGATEVPNVRIVHMETPSPYTEFGQKGIGEGGAIAPPAAIVNAINDALKDLGVEITETPVSPRRLLAAIESARHSRPAAAETIGNPSLHQIKMGPRLRGDDASRRLRGNDGRA, via the coding sequence GTGACCGTCGCCCGCTCCGAGCGCGGCGTCGGCGCGCCGCTGCGGCGCAAGGAGGACGCGCGCTTCCTGAACGGCCGCGGGCAGTTCGTGGGCGACATCCATCGCGCCGGCATGCTCGATGTCGCTTTCGTGCGCTCGCCGGTCGCGCATGCGCGCATCCGGAGCATCGAGAAACCCGCCGGCCTCGAAGACCGCGTCTTCACGATGGCCGATCTCACGGATGTCAAACCGATCCGCGCGGTGTCGGCGCTGCAAGGCTTCAAGCCTTCGGACCTCTGGCCGCTCGCCAAAGACAAGGTGCGCCACGTCGGCGAGGCGGTGGCGATGTGCGTCGGCGCGACGCGCGCCGAAGCCGAAGACGTCGCCGCTCAGGTGTTCGTCGACTACGAAGACCTGCCCGCGGTCGTCGACATGGTGAAAGCGCGCACCGCGCCGCCGGCGCTGGTGCACGACGAATGGGGCGACAACGTCTTCCTCGAGACGCTGGTCGACGACGATCTCGAAGACGTCCGTCGCAGCGCGCCGATCAAGATCACGCGCCACTTGCGCACCGCGCGCCAGTCGATGGCGCCGCTCGAAGGCCGCGGCGTGGTGTGCGAATGGAACGACCGCCTCGGCCAGCTCGAAGTGCACACCGCCGCGCAGATGCCGCACGTCAATCGGGCGGGCCTTTCGGAGACGCTGGGGCTCGACCAGAACGCGATCCGCATCATCGCGCCCGACGTCGGCGGCGGCTTCGGCTACAAAGGCATCCTGCTTCCTGAGGAAGTGTGTCTGGGCTGGCTCGCGCGCAGGCTCATGCGGCCCGTGCGCTGGCTCGAAGACCGCCGCGAGCAGCTCACCGCCAACGCCAACTGCCGCGAGCACGATTACGACCTCACGCTGTATGCCGACCGCGAAGGCACGCTCCTCGCGATCGACTGCGCAGCGACCGTCGATTCGGGCGCGTACTCGCTCTATCCGTTCTCGGCGTGCCTCGAAGCCGCGCAGGTCGGCTCGATCCTGCCGGGGCCTTACAAGATGGAGCGTTATCGCTGCCGCACGTGGTCGGCGGCGACCAACAAGCCCGGCATCCTGCCGTATCGCGGCGTCGCGCGCACCGGCGTGTGCTTCGCGCTCGAAGTCGCGCTCGACGCGGTCGCGCGCGCCGCGGGCAAGGAGCCTTACGAAGTGCGCCTGAAGAACCTCGTTCAGCCGCACGAGATGCCGTACGACAACATCACCAAGAAACATTTCGACTCCGGCGATTACCCGGAGGCGGTGCGGCGCGCGGTGGAGGCGCTGGACATCGGGAAATGGCGCGAGCGCCAGAAGAACCTCGCCACGGACGGACGCCGCATCGGCGTAGGCGTCTCGATCTATTGCGAGCAAGCCGCGCACGGCACCAGCGTGTATCACGGCTGGGGCATCCCGATGGTGCCGGGACACGAGCAGTGCCATGCGCGGCTCACACCCGACGGCAGCCTCGAGATCCGCATCGGCGCGCACTCGCACGGCCAGGGCCTGGAAACGACGCTGGCGCAGGTCGCGAACGAGATCCTCGGTGTCGATCCCGAGCGCGTGCGCGTCGTGCACGGCGATACGGGCGTCACGCCGTACTCGACGGGCACGTGGGGCTCGCGCTGCATGGTGATGTCGGGCGGCGCGGTGGCGAGCGCGTGCAAACAGCTCGCGGCGCGCGTGAAGAACATCGCCGCTCACCTCATGCAGGCGCCGCCGGACGAGCTCAGCCTGCGCGACGGTGAGGTGCGCGCGGGCGGCAGGACGATGGCGCTCGGCGAGGTCGCTTTCACCTGGTATCGCCTGCCGCATCGCCTCCCCGCCGACGTCGACCCCGGCGGCCTCGAAGTGGTCGCCGGCTACAAGCCGAAAGTCGACACCGGCACCTTCAGCTATGCCTGTCACGCGGTCGCGGTCGCGGTCGACACCGAGCTCGGTCAGGTCGAGCTGCTCGATTACGTCGTCGTCGAAGACGGCGGCACGCTGGTGAACCCGATGGTGGTCGACGGCCAGATCTACGGCGGCACCGCGCAGGGCATCGGCACCGCGCTCTACGAAGAGATGCCGTACGACAGCGAAGGCCAGCCGCTCGCGTCCACCCTCGCCGATTACCTGCTGCCGGGCGCGACCGAGGTGCCGAACGTTCGCATCGTGCACATGGAGACGCCTTCGCCGTACACCGAGTTCGGGCAGAAAGGCATCGGCGAGGGCGGCGCGATCGCGCCGCCGGCGGCGATCGTCAACGCGATCAACGATGCGTTGAAGGATCTCGGCGTCGAG